Proteins from a single region of Vicia villosa cultivar HV-30 ecotype Madison, WI unplaced genomic scaffold, Vvil1.0 ctg.001429F_1_1, whole genome shotgun sequence:
- the LOC131635114 gene encoding non-specific lipid-transfer protein 8-like, giving the protein MQNSNTSYFLSVTMKSVSIAFCVFVLLVLVTSNSEAAISCSDVIKDLKPCVSYLVSGSGQPPSQCCTGAKSLASAVSTSEDKTAACNCIKSTAKSFKINSQLAKSLPGNCGINIPISISPDADCSKIG; this is encoded by the exons ATGCAAAATTCAAACACTTCATATTTTCTTTCAGTAACCATGAAATCTGTTTCAATTGCATTTTGTGTTTTCGTGCTTCTCGTCCTTGTTACCTCAAACTCAGAGGCTGCAATCTCATGCAGCGATGTGATCAAGGACTTGAAACCTTGTGTGAGCTACTTGGTTAGTGGAAGTGGACAACCACCAAGTCAATGTTGCACTGGAGCTAAATCTCTTGCTTCTGCTGTATCAACATCAGAGGATAAAACAGCTGCTTGTAACTGCATCAAATCTACTGCCAAGAGTTTCAAAATCAACTCACAGTTGGCTAAGTCTCTCCCAGGAAACTGTGGAATAAACATTCCAATCAGTATCTCCCCTGATGCAGATTGTTCCAA GATTGGTTAA